ATTGTTAAGATTTGCATGACTTTATGCCTCATTTTTCATGAATGGCAACAGCTTGTGCTCCTCCAGAAAAGCCTTTGCCTTCTCAGGCCAGTTGGTGTTGTTCACGGATCGAGGACTTGGATGAGGTAGAAGGAGCACGGAAACCGAAGCCGACTTGCAGTAATTAGAACCTTTTAAAATGTCCCGCACATAGTTCCCTACTGCCACAACTACCAGCGGCTTCAACAAAAATAGTTCCTCATCAAGGGCCTCTAAGCAGTATTTTCCCACTTCCTTTCTATAGGGTCCTTTCAGCTCGCTGGGAGTCAGATTTTTTCCAGCCTCATCGAAAAATGCCAGAGGGCAGAAGTTGTGGACGAAGCACTGCTTTGAGAAAGTTTCCATATTTCCGGCCAGTTGCAGAAACAGCTCCCAGAGGCGAACGCCGCTCGGCTCCTCCGTAGGACAGTCCAAACCCAAGACAGGACGTTTGGGATGCTCTATTGGAGGCTTACCCACAATTTCATTAAGCTGCATTAACACTTTCACAGTGCGTACATTTCCAAAGGGTATCTACAATAGCATTGAAGGAAAGAATGTTCGATACAAGAACATCCTACTTTATAATTAAAGACCATTAATCCAAACTTACACCAGTTTGACACATTCCATTTGGCCCAGGGTTCATTCCCACAAAGATGAGCTTCTTGGGTCCACCTAAGTAACGACGCAAATAGTCGCAATGCAGCTGTGACGCATAGACTAATGGATTATAAGTGCAATT
The Drosophila bipectinata strain 14024-0381.07 chromosome 3R, DbipHiC1v2, whole genome shotgun sequence DNA segment above includes these coding regions:
- the Smug gene encoding single-strand selective monofunctional uracil-DNA glycosylase, encoding MLKRKLEKQKANLECEERKRLALPGQGATSELFGQPLWQQFFNIEAKLNDSLDQMIHHLPPNVNCTYNPLVYASQLHCDYLRRYLGGPKKLIFVGMNPGPNGMCQTGIPFGNVRTVKVLMQLNEIVGKPPIEHPKRPVLGLDCPTEEPSGVRLWELFLQLAGNMETFSKQCFVHNFCPLAFFDEAGKNLTPSELKGPYRKEVGKYCLEALDEELFLLKPLVVVAVGNYVRDILKGSNYCKSASVSVLLLPHPSPRSVNNTNWPEKAKAFLEEHKLLPFMKNEA